The stretch of DNA aacagtgaattattttgcgaagcaattggttcaattgatttTAAGCTTTGAAAAGCTTAGTTTCTCCCATCACTTCTGCTAACTACAGTAACAAGGCTGACTTCTACTGCCCACACCTGTTTATACCTGAGAGTGTTGCTCACTGGTGCCCTCTCAGGGTGGGTAATAGAATTACAGAGGATAAATTGCACGTAACTGACATGAAACTGTTACAGGGTGTTGCACTCAACAATGGCGGCTGATCTGAAAGCGTGTGcgacaaagatggcaatatccaaaatccttgtgGGTGTATTTTTgttccccatgaggaaaacagcttacaAATCATACAgagtgatttcttttttttttttttaaatataaaaatgcagaaagttttctgtgatgggtaggtttaagagaaggtttagggttaggagttagaatatacagtttgtgaAGTAAACTAAAtgtatagtaaaataaatactaaatatataGTACAACAAATAATATTGATTTTTCGTTCATTCTGTCACAAATGTGTCTGTAAATGGTGGagctaaataatataaaactatttcttttgtgtttctcttcCCATTATTGCTTTTTTAGTGTTTCTCTCTGGATGTAGAAGAATGATGTAGCACTTTGGGGCAAATATGGCCACCAGTAATCCAAAACTTGAAGACAGAATGGCAAAACTCTCCACAGCCACTGCATATTTTCCTGGTGAGCTCACATATGTTGGAACAAACGCAATCCACACAGCACAGAAGATTAGCATGCTGAAAGTGATGAACTTTGCTTCATTAAAATTATCTGGAAGATTTCTCGCCAGGAAGGCTAAAAGGAAGCTTACTACTGCCAACAGTCCAATGTATCCTAGCAGCATAGAAAAACCAGCCACTGAGCCAATAGCACATTCATATACTATTTTAGAGCGGATATACTGGTTGTTTTTATGGGGTGTTGGAGAGGCAGTAGAGAGCCAGACTGCACATATCACAACTTGAAGGGCAGTTAAGACCAGAACTGTGCATCTTTGTTGAACTGCTCCAAACCATTTCATTGCTCCTTTGCCCTCTGGTCGAGATGACTTAAACACAGCTATTACCACTATAGTCTTAACCAGGATGCAGGAGATACACAGGACAAAGCTTATGCCAAACACAGCATGTCTTAACTGACACGTCCACAACTGTGGCTGACCAATGAACAGTAGCACACACAGGAAACACAGTTTGAGTGACACCAGAAGCAGAAAGCTGAGCTCTGAATTGTTGGCTCGTACTATGGGAGTGTTATGGTGATAAGCAAAGACAATCATCACAAGAGCACAGAAGCAGGTGCCAAGCAGAGATGCAGTGGTCAGAGAGATACCCAGAGGATCCTCATAAGACAGAAACTCTACTTCTTTGGGGACACATTGATTCCTATCTGGATTGGACCAGAACTCATCTGGACACAACATGCACTCAACAGCATCTGTAGGTAAggaaaaaaacaaccaaaaacaaaaaaaccaaccaaacaaaaaaaaaacagaaggtaagatttttaagagaaaattaggtaacactttacaataaggtttatttgttaacattagtcaaTGTATTAACCAACATGAACTTACCATGAGCAAttaatttgttactgtatttgttaatctctttcaatgttagttaaaaaaaatacagcatttcaTTGGTTGtccatgttagttcacagtgcattaactaatgttaacaaatgcaactcttgattttaaaggggggggggggggggttaacgctatttcatgcattctgacttatttacactgttaaagagttacattctcatgctaaacatggccaaagtttcaaaacacgagttggacgtatgacggagtatttctgtgccaaatacactagTTCTGGTTTCGGACCAGGtttcagagtgttttttttttagagaatgGCCTTTTATCACGTAATAAATGGTGTAATTCTTTGTATGGGCatttctccctgataagcgtgcgcacacacacatcaccaaGAGCAAGAGCATGCCCATCAACATGTTTCGTTCGGGTTACAAAAGccaagagatttttcaacaatggctgtgtcccaattcagtgGCTGCACCCTAAGAAGGCTGCATTtggaaggctgcatacatcatcgaggcagtctcatttaagaaaaataaccattagaatgcaaagtaagaaagaaatcacagtattttacacctcacaatgaatatcagtcaattttattacggttacttttcttaaataagacatcctttatgacgtatgcagccttcaaaatgcgacctccggaggatgcagcctccgaaatgagacacagctccTGTCAATGAGACAAAACACCTgagtgtttttggttgtgagggagagatgacctttttcagcttcccaaagaacccagcgttaagggaacagtggatgaagtttgtttttccggggcagcaacagAGTTGTGCGTGTATGTTTGTTCCTGGaatttcggtgatgaatgctttgtaaacaagtcccagtttgTCGCTGGATTTGCTGATCACGGGCGGTGAGTAACTGCATCAagtgtctgtgttttgttggcaatcggcacacaagtgcataaaatgtaaacaacacgaacttttttgttccctttttatgtATAATGATGTCACAGCTTGCAGATgatctctacgcaaaagctgcacacgctcgtgactctttagctctgcccacggTAGGCACGCCTCCAAGAGCTCggctttttttggaaagactcggtacagcgtatctatcttttataatatgataaaactaaagactttttggagatatgaagggtGCAATAGTACTCTacaggtactcaagattaacatgagattggtagaaactgtgtgtgttacctaccctttaatgtattagtaaatgttgaaacatcaacaaagattaataaatgctatagaaGTGCAGTTCAATATTAGTTCATGtcaactaatgtagttaactaatgtttactAATGAAccttttgtaaaatgttaccgaAAATGACTACCAAATTATATTGAAATTTTGCCAGCAATCTCCTCGCCTGTTGTATTAGAAATCTCTCCATCTCCACATGGCAGACAGTCAAAACAGCAGACAGGATGGGCCTTCCTCGTGGCTCGTCTGGTTCCTGGGGGGCAGCTCTCACTGCACACAGACTGTGGGGGCTAAAAGAGTCATCATCTGTTATCCATCGTGTTTGTCATCACTTTTACATAATAACAAGCTTggcttttacattattttattctcATTTGTCTCATCTTAGCTTTGAATAGTATTTAGACTTTATATCTgcaaaaattatgacatttaacATTCAAagttaattactttttttgtctCAGAGTTCCAGTAAAATGCATCCTCATCCAGTGTAAGCATCATCCCTGATGTTGCCCCTTCATTTACTACACCGACCTTGTGGAGCCTTATTGACCCATCAGAGCTCGGCTGCCAGTTCAACACATCATAGATGGCCAGAGCATCTCCATTTTTATCAAATGACACATGATCCCCAAAGCCTGTGGTGAAGTTCACTTTTTGTAGGTAGTGAACCAGCTGTACAGTTTGTATATAGGACAGGTGTTATATTTTTATCTGAAATTTGAATTAATATAGAGCACATATTTTGCTTTTCCACATTCAGCTCATCTATATGTCTGGAGAAAATATGCACTATATCTGTGGGTCTTACCTGCCAGGGTTTCAGATTTGTGTCAGCACAACTGTTCCCACTGAATGGTCCTCTGCCATCTTCACACTGCATCAGGTCATGAAGTGCATGTGCCAGGGCATAAACTGCTTTATACACATTATAAGATGCTCTCAACCCTGAAACATCAGTGTATGGTGAGTTTGTGGTACTCAGATCCTCCTGTCCTGTACAGACCTTTTTCACTTGCTCTCCTTCTGTCTCTTTATCCCCAGTTTCAAAACTGCACCCAAACATGTTCTCCCAGAAGATCCTCACTATATTATTTCTTTGATCATTGTTGGGACGAAGATGTAACAGAAAGTCATGAAGCCCCTCAATCTCCCCACGTCTGATGGCAATGCCCAGTGTGCCCCCCAGAAAGGGCAGGAAACGTGGTGTGCGAAACACAGGTGAAGTGGCCCAAGCTTCACTTGCAAACCATTGCCTGCCTGTCATGTTCTGCAACATAGCTTCGTCCATCAAAGGTATCAGTAAAGATGAAGCAGAAAAAACAACCACCACTCTAGCTGTAGAGGCGTGAATCACTCCCGTTACACGTTGAATATCTCTGGGGTTATTATCATGGGGCAGTATTTCAGAAAAAGCAACACAATGTCCAAACCGCTGCATTTCCTGATGGAAGGACTGAGCAGCGTAGATACCGTAGTCATTATCACTGTACAGAAGACCAACCCAGGTCCATTCAAAATGTCTCAAAATCTGAACCATAGCCCGCACCTGGAAGGCATCACTGGGGATTGTTCTGAAGAAAGAGGGGTACTTTTTCCTGTCACTCAAACAGGAGCAGGTGGCATAGTAGCTAATCTAATTAGAAATGAGGAGCAGAGacaagagacagagaaagatgaacaaatgttAGCAGTTCTAAAgccattgtattgtattgtattgtatttaaaaatagatttttgtgAAGCAGGTTTGTGATATTTGCACAAAGTTCTATTATGAATGAAAACATGACATAGTAGATAATCAAATATTAAAGtctaaaaagatattttaactATCATACCATAGGCAGTCGAAACAGCCCCAGGACACTGGAAATTGCAATAGAATGAGTAGAACCTGGATCACCTATGATTCCAATCACTGGTGGTGGGCCTTTGCAGTTGAGGTCAGAGAAGGTCTCCTCTGTCCCACTAACCAGAGCTGTGGCACCACGGAATGCCACTCCAAGCCTTAAACAGTTGTCGTAGATCCGGTAACCAAGTGTGATGTTAGGCAGCAGGTTGGGATTGTTATTAATCTCATTGATTGCAAAAACCATTGTTAGTGCTTGCTGGAAGCTTGTCATATAGAAGCTAGAGAAgacaatataaattaaattgtgaTGAACTTAGTAATActaactgtaaaaataataataataataataataataataataagagatTAACTGAATTTCATAACACAATAGTTTCAAATGTAATTATactttgtaatatatatatatatatatatataaaaagactaAATTATCATTGACAAGTtacaatgtataaatatatgtgcagtcacaaaaaaattattgtcttaAGTTTTCTTCAGGTGTTGTAGTCCAGACTCACAGCTCACAGTGTGGTAGTTTTGGCTCTGTTCTGAAGCTCAGCTCAGGGAATACTTTGAGGTATCTCTGAACCTCAAACAGACCACCAATGAGAAGGTCTCCATCCTGGAACA from Ctenopharyngodon idella isolate HZGC_01 chromosome 18, HZGC01, whole genome shotgun sequence encodes:
- the LOC127500331 gene encoding extracellular calcium-sensing receptor-like; this encodes MLTNKPYCKVLPNFLLKILPSVFFLFGWFFCFWLFFSLPTDAVECMLCPDEFWSNPDRNQCVPKEVEFLSYEDPLGISLTTASLLGTCFCALVMIVFAYHHNTPIVRANNSELSFLLLVSLKLCFLCVLLFIGQPQLWTCQLRHAVFGISFVLCISCILVKTIVVIAVFKSSRPEGKGAMKWFGAVQQRCTVLVLTALQVVICAVWLSTASPTPHKNNQYIRSKIVYECAIGSVAGFSMLLGYIGLLAVVSFLLAFLARNLPDNFNEAKFITFSMLIFCAVWIAFVPTYVSSPGKYAVAVESFAILSSSFGLLVAIFAPKCYIILLHPERNTKKAIMGRETQKK
- the LOC127499590 gene encoding extracellular calcium-sensing receptor-like: MVFAINEINNNPNLLPNITLGYRIYDNCLRLGVAFRGATALVSGTEETFSDLNCKGPPPISYYATCSCLSDRKKYPSFFRTIPSDAFQVRAMVQILRHFEWTWVGLLYSDNDYGIYAAQSFHQEMQRFGHCVAFSEILPHDNNPRDIQRVTGVIHASTARVVVVFSASSLLIPLMDEAMLQNMTGRQWFASEAWATSPVFRTPRFLPFLGGTLGIAIRRGEIEGLHDFLLHLRPNNDQRNNIVRIFWENMFGCSFETGDKETEGEQVKKVCTGQEDLSTTNSPYTDVSGLRASYNVYKAVYALAHALHDLMQCEDGRGPFSGNSCADTNLKPWQVRPTDIVHIFSRHIDELNI